The window tcctccgcagggtggagggaagtctgggcctcccttctgaagctgctgcccccgcgacccgaccccggataagcagcagaaaatggatggatggatggatggatggatggatggatggatggatggatggatggatggatggatggatgaatggatggatggatggatggatgtagatggatggatgaatggatggatggatggatggatggatggatggatggatggatggatggatgctccTTTTAACCCGACTGACCGTTTTTCCTGTTtgcaaaatgtatcaaaaaCCTTATGAGAATTTAATGTAGCAGATTTATCTTTAGGCAACAACAGATGACCATCTCCATGACTTATGTTGCGGAAATGTCCTCATTATGCAGCATCTTGCGGAAGTCTAAATTcgcctatttatttatttttttttaattttgtctttaatgcatctcattaggattttatgaaaTAGACCAACAGACAGCAGAGCATATCTGTGAAACAGAAGTAGTGAAAAACATAgacttttccctttttaaagataaacataaaaaaagtggCCAGCATTTCTAGTCAGCCCCATTTACTCtaatgcacaaaataaaattcagtgcaacaAATTGCATTTGGAATAGCCTATTTAGTACATGAAGTAAATGTAgtataaataaatctgctagGTGACTATTAAAGAAGCTGCTAAAGGCCCCTGTAAATCTGGAGGAGGTGCAAAGATCTTCGGCTCATGTGGAAGGCTCTGATTGCCATTTGTCCTGCAAACCTCAAATCTgaatgcttttttcttttttaaagagtgCCAACAAAACACGTTTTCTTGTAAGAAGTAGCATTTACAGTTTGTCACGTGCCATGTAGGAGGTACAACATGTAAAAGAAGGTGATGTGATCAGACAGGTAACACTTCATGACACCCTGGTCACTCTGGGTAGTAGCAGCAGCATGCTGAGTGGATGTGCATGTAGCTGGACTCCATTATATGTCTCTTTGGGGtatcttagttttttttgtgttacttttGGATAATTAAGAGACAGATttctcagggttttttttctttttttagacgAGAAACTTCATGTGTGGATCCTGTAAATATCTGCCCTGGGGAAGAGGACAGGCATGTCGTTAACACAAACTCTTGAGTGAACGAAATGAAATACAACCAAGAAGGCAAATAACAGTCATATTTACTGTAAGCTTTACAATCAGTGTAATAAAATGCACATTAGGAATAGTTGTAAAtgtaatctttttctttttttataatttattgtaacttcaaacaaaaataatttctacaaaaaatattcaaataatgtCATATAATTGATAcgtggttttacatttttcctctttccatTAGACCTCTGATTAGTTGAAAGTTGGTAAACTCTGCTTCCTGAATACTGTGTGAAGATTAAAATCTCGTTAAGCGTGGCAACAATCACTCATTCCTACGACAACCATAATAGTGactaatttcttcttttcttttttaactcaCAACCCCTTCCCCCTGGATATTATATAATATGTATAATCTCAGCGACTTCTAGTGGGCGCGTTTAGATAAAATGACTGACGGTACAATTCAAAGTaaagatgcagcagaaatagaataaatgtaaaatcaagTCTCATCGTCTGACGAGAAATGAAACTTGGTTAATATACTATGTAGGCCGCAGCAGCAGAATTAAACAAGCTCATTCTGACCCGTCTGTCAAGTCGACGCGtctgatcacacacacacacacacacacacacacacacacactcacccccatttgcacacacacgcattcacacGCTCAGatttactcacacacacacacaaaatactcacacacacattagcTGTCAGTCAGTCTAACAGATGAGAGATCTTTAGCTCAACCAAGAAGaaggaaatggaaaataaataaataaataaaaaataaaaaatagatccCGGTGGTTACAACAGTCATTCCCTTTGAAGTGAAACATTGGTGATTTAAGTGttacttttttatgctttttggtTTGATGCACATTGCTCCAGCTGAGGAATAAAGGGAACAGTGGTTGGTATCATTTTCTTCCCCTTTGACTGCATCGCTTTTCTCTGAGGCGTTTGTTTCTCTGCTCGTCCATTCCCCACACCTGAGCACACACACTCTCGGTGCCGTAACAGTCCtgcgaggtgtgtgtgtgtgcacgcgtgtgtgtATATACGTGTGCTTTGCGAGGGCATAGGTAGTGTTTTCGGTgagagtgtgtgcatgtttgagTGCTGTCGCAAGGGGGGGAGTTCGGGAGACCAGACATGCCCTCCTCCACCTCATGTTCCGGTTCCCCTTCCATGTGCACACACTCCTAGTGTCTGAAGGGTGGGTAGTTAGGAGGAGGCAAGGGAAGCTGGGGGGCGTATTTTCGTGGCTCAGTGGTGTGATAACGTGGCCAGCAGGTAGCTTAGAGTGCAGAGCAGCAGGGCGGCCGTGGAGAGGCGCGGCGAAGAGGCGCCGTTGCAGTCCTTGCCCGCTTCGCAGCGTGACTGTTGGCACAAGACCCCTTTGAACTCTGGAGGACAGACGCACTTCTGGTTCATGTGGCACGTTCCTCCGTTCTGGCACAGCAGCATCTCCTCGTCGCAAACGTTAGCTGTGAGCAGAGGCGAGGAGGGGAGAGTGGGGtggatgggggggaaaaatgatGAAGGCAAGGAGGGTCAGTTTGAACGGGAACAAGGGATAGAGCAGGAAGAGCAGAGTTCAGAGTGGAGAGAACAAAGAGGGAAGGACAgtgagggaaggaaggaaggaaagaaggaagaagggCAAGATAAATGCTCCAGTTTTTTCCTCGGGGACACGAAAAAGTAACacctgcttttttcttttattccccCCCCTGTTTTTGCAGCCCTTCCAGTTTTCCTTGAGGTTGCACTTTCCCGGGGTCGAGTCAGAACTGTTTTGTCACAcccagcagaataaataaataaataaaacgcatAAAATATGCACATGTGGAATTTGTTAAGTAATGATCTGAGAGAGTTGGCGCGTCATTAAAGTGCTATAAAAGGCATTAGTGAGAGCACAGACAACAGCAGTTGGATAGTTAAAAATACCTGACCTAAAAATGTTCGCAAAGAAAAGGAGGATTTTGGCTTCTGTGGCCAGAATGTTTTTTGTCCCCTCCCCCCTTTCCTTTACAGAAGAAACAATTAGCTTGCTTTGATGTAtttaacatttagctttaaacaAACAGTACCACCGGTAAATAGTatgtattttctcatttatcattattaataaaCCAAAGGCAGGTTGCATCCAATCCACGTCTGTCTTTTTAGAATATACATATTCGAGAGGCAACCGACTAGATGCTAGATGGGAGAGGAAGGCGATTCTCTGTAATGGGGTTAAGGTGTGACAGGGTCAtcaatttaaaaagcagctgatGCCTCTAATGAGCTACATGATCTATTCCCCTGTgtgtaaagaaaacattggGAGCGGCCACGAGTTAAGTGGCCGGTGCACTCGAAAAGGTCCCGGAAAGACTGCAACATTTCCCCCTCCATCCCGTTCTGCTCGCACTCACGGTAACAGCCTTGTTTCCAGTAGTATCCCGGCAGGCAGTCGTCACATTTGGCCCCCGCCGCGCCGTCTTTACACTGGCAGAAGCCCGTGCCGTTACACCGGTCGTGGATGGAGCCCAGCTGGTTGCAGTTACACTCTGGGGAAAGGCACAGAAAATTTAAGAGATAAAGGTTTGACTTGATAACTGAAGCATTTGTTTGCTGaacgtgtcaaactcaaggccctgGGACGGCTAACTACGATCACCAAAGTTTTTCATGTGGCCCTCTATAGATTCTTGAAGGACACATGAAAACAACCTTCAAACAGTTGTGTgctgaaaatatgattttaaagtgGTTTTTGATCTGTATGCTGCCAAATAAcatcaatttcaaaatgtttcattttattaatccAAGAATTACTGATTGCAAAGacagttatttattaatattttaacagtttgctaATGGGTTTTGTCAGTATATTCTGCCACAACCGGCCCTTTGGGGACATTTATGATTccgaaatgaaaacaaattggaCACCCCCGCTCTAAAGGATGTGCATTCTTCTTCCTAGTTCATTGACATCATGATATAGTTTTGGTAATAGTGTTTGGATTTGTATTCCTGCTGTAACAAGAAACGTCTTGTGCAACATTTTAGACCTTATATCTGCAAACTGTATTGTGTTTTCATACgattttgagagaaaaacacaaagcagtgcacaattttgaagtagaaggaaaagtATTTATGATGTTCTTTAGGCAACATTATCTAACAGCTGTGGGTCTTTGCAGCTCATGTAGTACCACCATTGTCCTCTAGGATGCTTCTCTTCTCTTGAAATTAAAAATCgtgccacatttttttcattttgagatAAAGATCAGGACTTTGTTTAATAAcataactctgctttaaacatcAGCGTCTTACTTGATCTCTGACCTGTTTGCCGTGTTCCTTGGACTGTTTGTTTAGTAACGAGGCGACGCCTGCCAGCTAATTCAGGCAATGTCCTCTGGCTGAGATGCTGGTTCCACGTGTGATATTTCTCATACTCTGCAGAATATATCAAGCAACCCCTAATGCTTTCTATGGTCTATTTAAGCTGCAAAACCTCTTCAGCTGCACTTTGTTTCCTCCGGTGAAGCTTCTGCTTGGTTCTCTTCAGCTCGTAAATTTGAAACCCCTTTTTTTCTACTTCGTGTTCCTCCATCACATAATATCCAGTTAAAACACATTGGGTGTTTgtggacaaaatgtaaaaaaaacacacaaaaaaacaaccttctcTGTATAATATCTTCCATTGATTTTGTATTTACTATATTTCATGACAGGATTTATGCAGTTAAGTAATTTTAACCTGGTTTTGTTTTACCGTTTTTCTTACCACGACAAATTTCTAATTTGTTCAGGGACAGCAGATGGAAAACAGGATTTTAGCTTAGTCTGGTGCacttacaaaaatgttaaataaagtcTGTGCATTTTCCCTgccaaataaatcaataaatttcacatttcaaatcAGATCCACAACAGGGCAGGGAGAGCGAAGTGCCTTCAAAGTACAGACATGGCAGGCAGTATTGCAGCGATTCAGATCTTAAGTGTAATCCTTTTCTCTCGGCTAATTATCACAGTTTCaccccattttttatttttttttaccacctgtgagaaatttaaagcaaaaagtcTCATCCACCAGCtcttttgtaatatttgcagatatttttggCTCTCTGGACCAAACCACGTGCTTCGTAacaactttttcctgtgagcgTCTGCAGCACCAGCGCACAAACTGACTGAAGGTCTACTCGAGGTTAAATTAACGAGCTTTCCACAAACTTGTCACCCGCTTGCTTCCAGACAACAGCACGTATCTCGCCGCCTTGAAGaattttttgctttgacttttcttcacattcagagcaaaaaaaaaaaaaaacccgtcaAAATGACAGGTGTCCTTTTAAGTCGGAAAGTATTTATTTCAGACGCTGATGACAACCACTCAGCCACGCGGAGGCGCAAGCTTTTTGATCACGTTTGATTTCAAAAGTAAGTGTCAGAAATGTAGTGCTATTTTCAAAAGCTGGCggagatgcaaaaaaagttcCTCTTTTTATGCTGCATTATTTACCAGTTTGCTCAGAATCTGATTCAGACTTTATTAGAATTTGAAGATCTTAGATTCAGATGGACCAGATCTTACGAACCGGTATACAACGCTAGAAACACGAAAACAGTTTTGCACCCATTGACAGAATTCAAATGAATACAATGAACCTTAAATATATCTACCCCTACAAATCATCTCCTGACCAAAAGGTGAAGGCAATTTTTTTCATCCTAAAGTCAGAATTTGTGATTTACAAGGTGGGAGAATCAAAAAACGATCACCTGCTGAAGTCGTAATTTTGACTTGTAAAGTTTGAAAGTCCCAAATCGACACTGGGCTCAGATTCAATGTGGCTGCTCAGGATGGGGAGTAACAATTAAGGGCCTTCAATGCTCTTGTAACTTAATGCAACCACCCATCAAAACAACAACtacttccttcctttcttcaaaataagagtcccCAAACACCGCTCTAATGAGACTGAATTCAACTCTGTGGCCATTTCCAGACTTTGACTTGATAAATTGGACGAAGCTAAACTTGCAAATGAAgttactataaaatatttaaaacatacagGTCAAGCTGAGAAAACAATattgggaaaaaacaaaacaaaaacaaacaaaaaaataagcagGAAAGTGATTAATATTTCAGATCTGGGTCATAAGCAGTGATTATCAAGCTGTTTAGAAGATGTTCCTCGCTCTAGAGACCGTGGATGTCTTTTGCCGCGCTCGGTGTGCCACTGTGCGGGCAGATGAGCTGATGGGGGCTTATTTGTGCTGACTCTAAGGCGGGGAGCCGTGTGTGCTCCGACTGTGGTGAGTTCACCCTCCAGCCTCCTGCCGTTCACCTACAGATGGCTTAAAAATCAACACCAGATTTCACCTCCACAGCTATGCAAACAGATTGTTCTCCAACACGAACGCTTCACAAAAAGCAGCTGCTGACGTATGCAAATAAACGGCGAGCGTACACACTAATGTGCGATAGTAAACATTTACTCGCTTTAAACCGGTCATGCCCTGCATTGTTCTTGCTCCGCACTTCAGCATAGTGGATATGATGGAAGTTTACATTGTTGACTTTCAGCTTTAAGGGTGCCTGAGGCTGTTTGCACCATTCATATTGTAGTCCGCCTTGCTTCGGGGTACAAAGGCAACAGGcctaaaacacaaagttttatcTCCAGACTATGGGAATCTCTTGTCAACTCCTGTATATGTTGTGCTGGCTCTGATCTGAttgaaagagaataaaaataagaaaagcgCGCttgctttattttcctgttGAAGTCTACACGATTCATGCACATTTCAGCATTCAggatatttttaattctttatgtCACATCTACTACACATCCACCGTAACTCACCCTGAACTCTAAACTCTCTTAAATCGTATATTTACCCTAACTACTCTTCTGCAATAAGTCCAGGCATGAAATTTCCTTGCtactaaatgtttaacattttattggtttaaacaaagtggaagcaagTGGAAATAAGAGCAAAATCAGCTCCGAAGTGGAAGGCCACTTAAAATCACAGAGCTGATGCTGAGGGGCAGAGGCCATAAGATAATAATTACAgtaataatgaattttatttataatgtccTTTATATCTCAAATTGAAATGGAAAAGATGAGTTAAATTTATTCATAAGTTGATGAGTTTATTTACTCATGAGGGCTAATTTGGGAACAATGAAAgcctttcaaaaaaatatatattttcacattatttcccATCACAGTCACAAATTTTAGTGTATTTCATTGAAACCGACTCAAAGTAGAGTAACTGTGGTGCAGAAAGTACAAGGCTACagaatttttgaaatgtttaaaaaaaataaataaatcagcaaaatgtatttagtgTATGTATCAATGTATTCGTACTCAGCCCCCCCCTTTCCTCCGCCCCACCCCCATTTCAACACGTGaatatgttttaatgtaaacCACAGGTGTCGGTCTCCGGTGCCCTGCAGCTTTTAGAAGTGTCTCTGCTTtgacacacctgaatcaaagaATTAGGTCATTAGCTGGACTCTGAAGCACTCGACTGCATGTTGAAGAGCCAATTCAGTTTGATCCAGATGTCGGATCAGAGGTGGATGTAAAAGTAGCAGGAaacctcgaggactggagtttgacaccagTCCTCCGAAAGACCCACGACGCTGATCTAAACTACTTCATAACTGATCTGTATGTTTAGATGTTTAGCTAAAGAAAAGCTTCCCCAAAGCATAATGTCAccaccatcatgtttttttttgtttttttccagaccaAGGGTGTGGTAAGGGTGTTAGCTTCCTCCCATACATAGCATTTTGCACGTGGGCCaaagtgtttgcatttttagaaCAATCTTCTTTCACATTTTAGTTGTGTTCCCTACATGGCTTGTGGAAAACTGCTTACAAATTTTCTACAGCAATTCACCAGCGTTGTGGGTCTCTTGGTTTCTCCCCTAATTAATGCTCCCCCTTCTTTGAATATTTGTTCATCTGGACGAAATGAACCGTTCTGTATCTTCGATCCTCGGCCTTCTTGAAGAAACATTTCCCCAACTTTACCCCTGCACTGCCTGATGTGCTCCTTTGTTTTAAGATGCTGCTTGTTCACAAGTGTTTACCATTAAAGATCGGAGGCCTTCGCAAAACAGCTGGATTTGTGCTGACATTAATTTACAGACTCTGTAAAGTTTACTGGCAGCAGATGACCAACTTCTGCAGGAGCCTTTGCTATGGGAGTTACTGCTACCCAAAATTGAACTTACTGCATGTTCTGCACAACTCCAGTATTTAGAAACCACAGAGTCatgctaaatattaaaaaaataaataaaattaaaaattcaacatttataaCAGTCCAGTgaaattttagattattttcagaCAAGCAGtcatatgtttttttgtatgaatgattcttttttgtttgtttgtttttgcgcATTCAAATTTAATCCTCCATCCACAATACTGATCAGTTATTCCTCGGCTTAAAACCACATCGTATGAGTAATTGTGTTAATTTTCAAAGCAGCGTCCTTTTATGTGCTCCTCTAttagacacagaaaaaaaaaatcccactgtGCTGCTAtattgacacacacacacacacgcacgcgcacacacacacacacacacacacacacacacacacacacacacacacacacacattgatcTGACCCCCGCCCCTCTGCGCACACTCCCATTGACTCCCAGCAGACTGACCGATGCAGACGTTCTCATCATCCAGTTCGGCAGAGGCGTTGCGGAAGTATCCCAGTCTGCAGTGTTGGCAGTTCTGGCCTCTGGTGTTGTGCTTGCAGCTGACACAAGTGACGATGTTCAGGTAGTCGATGTAGCTGCAGCGGTTGGAGTGGCCGTAGCACTCACAGtctgaatgaaaagaaacacatttcgGGTTGGTTCCCAAGCAGAACAGGTTCATATTTTGACTTCAAAGTGTAAATAACCAAAATGGGAGAAAGAGGTGGGATTTCATCGAGGGCGGCAGGAAGAAGTGCAAACCCATCCGCTCTAACCAATTCATCAGACGGGGGTTAGGCGTCAGTTTGAAGAATAAACTGCTCTGCTTGTGTTTTATGGGGTGCATCTCTCACTCTATATTGGCTCCATAAAGACAAACCACTCCCTCTCCATTAGCACACACTCGCAGGTTTGCTGAGTCTGCTTCGGTGTGCTGCACTGATTACTGAGGGGAATTCCTCCATTCcatcctgtgtgtgtttctgtgggcGAGTGTTTGTGCTCATGCATTTAATCTCGCGTAGGTTCAGGCATGTTAATTCTGCCCGGGAATTTAATTACGTTACCAGATGACTCGATTACAAGCCGCAAAATCATAAACCGGGGAGTCGGAAGCGAAGGATACAGTCGGTGTTTCTGGACCCGAAGCGGAAACTTGCGAAATCAGCCCGACCCTCGTTAGCGTGACATGTCCAGTCGAGAGCGCAAGCAACGAAACGAGCTAGATAAAACTAGCTGAAATTTAAATGAGATGCATTTGGAGCAGTCCTCCTCAGCGAGCCTGTTCTCCTTAAAATCAAACCCATGGGTCGTTCATGCGTGGAATAACAACTTTATAATCACTTTTAGCGACATGAGAGATCCAGCGGTCATGAAAGCTTGAGAATGATCAAAATTAAGGCTTTATTAATTATCATCTTAATGAAAACATGGTGTGgttaatataatatatatttaactagaacttcttttttttagtattataaTTGCCACATGTGCAGCAGATGGTAAATCTTCATGTAAATGATTGGCTTGAGTTTATTATGGATGGAGACCCTGAAACATTTGCATTAATCTGTGCAAAGTACCTCTTCACATTGATTATTTCAACctaatagttttttgttttttttatcatcgtATTCTGATTTTGCTGTGCCCGGTGACTATGATGCTTCATTTTCAAGTCAATATGACTCCAACAACTTTCACTAAAACCTATAGTTGTTTGAACAATGCAGCTGAgatgaaatattagaaaaatgaaGAGCTAATATGAATACAACATTTATaactttgacaataaagacatgtTGCATAAAACGAGCcgaaataacaacaaaaaagtgaaattgtGTAATAATTGGGATAATTTCTCTTCAGAGAGAGATTAATGACATTAGGAACAGAGGTTCCTGCATTGTGCAGAGGCGGTGCAGCCGTCGGTGGAGCGGCGTTGCTCCACGCTGGCTGATTATCTTGGCTGAGGCCGCTTCCtaattaagcttttattaaGCTTCAGAAGTTGGCTGCAGTGGTGTGCTGCAAGGCATCACTGTCCTCTAAAGAGGCGTTTACCGGGCATGTTTATGCAAATACACAGTTAAATGCACATTAAAAAGTCGGAGTTTAGCTGTTTAATCAGCCgtcacattattattttattattgttcgGCTGATGATGCcaactaaaatattaatgagCCGGTTTAAAGGAAGCCAACGCAAGGAGAACCATAAAGTGCCTCTCTCAGCACTGAGGGAACCGTGCAAGCAGTAGGGGAGACCTGcctaattaaatataaatggcCAATTACTTTCCAGACTGGAAAGGCAATGGGACATTCTTCCTCAAATTAGCGTTAGGAGTCAAGATGCTGGTTTGTTGGTATTTATCAGTTGTGAATGGTCAACAGTGAAAGGTCACagtgagagaaagaggaaaactgTTGCGAGTTGAAAGCGATGATTGCATGTTTTCCAAACAAGCATCcctttcagaaaagaaaaagaaatgtgaacaaCTATTAGGTGTTTGAACAGCAGCATGAACACAAAGTGCAACTCCTTACCTTAATCGTGAACACAAAGTGAACACAGCCATGAGAGGGGGAGCGACGCAAAGGGAAGGAGTGAACAAAGAGGGACAGATGAAAAAGATGGAGCAAGGCGAAGGAACTTTTCCACAAACTTTTAACACCAAATAATCCAGAAGGTGCATTGAGATATAATCCTTCTGTCCGGTCCTTCGGACGCGATGCCAAAAATGTCGGCGTCTTACCTTTAAAACTGTCGTATATGATCCCGAGTAACTGTTTGACCTGAGGCTCTCCTGAGATCAGGAGTTTCAGAAGCCCTTTGGGGAAATGAAGGAACCTTTGTTTAAGATTCATGTCATTCACCACGCCACAGTCGTCTACTGCACTTTACATTCTCACAGCTGGAGTCTGCATAGCCTAGAGGACAGCGTCAGAACAACACAGGAGTCTAAAGAGGAACCTAATAGATTAGGTGTTTGGGATTAAAATGTAAGTCTACCTGGGAAAATGGGTTGTAATTGTTCTGCAAAGCTGACGGACTCTATAACTACTGCAGAGTTCTTTACTGGTTGGacataattggaaaaaaaattgataaagaaatgtcttgttttgctttctagttacaaatatgttttgatttggTTGAAAAGGCGATGGagtaatttgtgaaaattgttattctgaaacaaactaaaaagtAGGAAACCAGAGTGGAACTTGTTTAAAGTTTCTTGGGTGACGGGAAGTCGTCAAAATTCCCAGTTTCACTTGAGAAGATGGAGAACTTTAAAAAGGCTCCCTCCAGTGTCGACATCATAGCGTCCATAGTTTGATCTTCAGATTTTACCGTCAGAAGTGACTTCACAGCAAGTGTAACTTATACTTTGTCCCTTAGCAATGTCACACTTTAAAATTAACAACCGTGATAAGAGGTTGTTAATTCACGCAGCAGATTGAGATGTGTCAAAAACACACCTCATTTCTTCATGCTAACTACTCATTACATGTGTTTTTATACACCAGCATTCATGGGACGATAAGAAACTGAACTCCGAGTCTCACTTCAACACAAATACAGCTAACAAATagttacagaaaaaacaataagCTCTGCTTTGGCAATCCCATAAGCCCGCCTCAGCTGTGTAACTGTGTAATCAATATGTGCAACCAGGTACGAACCGCTGCGCGACTACATCGATACAGGATTCTACctttctttttccctctttctttgtCCTCGTCGTCTTCTTTCCGAACACCGTGCCTTATGGTTCCGTgaccacctcctcctctcccgTGGTTTGCAACGATACTGTGCTCTACAAACGATTCGCAActcaaaaaaatcaatttatattCGTTCAGCAGAGTTTAAATCAGGAGTGGTTTACCGAACAAAATAATTTGCCCCTTTGCTAATTACttcggtttttgtttttttttgtcagtttttacgTTTTAACTTTACTGGACATACAGACACTTTATTACTGCCAGAATCAAAAAATGAGGTTGACaccattttgcagattttttgcTGAAAGATCTCCAAAAACAAGTCATTATGCTTTGACctaaagaaatccaacaaatggaaaaaaaataaaataacgaTTGTAACAATGAAGTTGTTACAATCGTCTTCTTCGTCACACCTAATGACCCCCCAGGACTTTTGGCAAAATATTACACCAACATTCAAACGTGTTAAATGCTGGCATAATGTTGCTGTAACTACAGATAACAATGACTTGTGCTCTCTACCACAATGGAAAACCCGAATGTCTGTCCAGTTTGGGGCTTTAAGCTGGGTCATGAAGTTGGTCATTGATCTGAATCACACCATGAAGTCCACATTTGAAACACTTGGAAATaattataacattttctttctttcttttttacatttt of the Poecilia reticulata strain Guanapo linkage group LG12, Guppy_female_1.0+MT, whole genome shotgun sequence genome contains:
- the LOC103473425 gene encoding netrin-G2-like — encoded protein: MTDASKSHGHEHETHGHKSEHGEAQHSPDPHKSEEHGHKSTSFVHPQSGGHGETHKTVAHGFEEHAHSTHGHKAAIPPRRGEDREDAHGHRRAENEEHSIVANHGRGGGGHGTIRHGVRKEDDEDKERGKKKGLLKLLISGEPQVKQLLGIIYDSFKDCECYGHSNRCSYIDYLNIVTCVSCKHNTRGQNCQHCRLGYFRNASAELDDENVCIECNCNQLGSIHDRCNGTGFCQCKDGAAGAKCDDCLPGYYWKQGCYPNVCDEEMLLCQNGGTCHMNQKCVCPPEFKGVLCQQSRCEAGKDCNGASSPRLSTAALLLCTLSYLLATLSHH